In Thiovulum sp. ES, a genomic segment contains:
- a CDS encoding phage anti-repressor protein (PFAM: AntA/AntB antirepressor), with the protein MLVLTEEVRQEIKGTLSSMKSPVNVTEELVNLRDLHKWLEIKDRFSQWIQRQIEAYGFQEGFDYWVIDVKATKYRGASKEYYGTLDTVKHLGMSSKTERGFYIRLYYIQVDKDLINNQKEQLNQIISTQSKQIEDLSYRLTESFGRLSQDVSNRLDTFTDKLSTEVEGRLKGFNSRLAVWADEFYKEIAELTQDRTKEVFDMLANISKKRGTFLTRTSGVQMTKTESQAYMFLYVSLVQYAQLFGIKGNQAYHSAQTQMKRIYKTDINFLSLIDMEVSEKEEVLISASEFLKANQLDLEGFRKADLLDWLLDQDLIYYDGNRVRVTKEGLEHLRLIDSGKALTKNGLFTDIAVLEEQSTQLFELLKEHF; encoded by the coding sequence ATGTTAGTTTTAACGGAAGAAGTGAGACAGGAGATTAAAGGAACTTTAAGTTCTATGAAGTCTCCAGTAAATGTAACAGAGGAACTAGTAAATCTTAGAGATTTGCATAAATGGTTAGAAATCAAGGATAGATTTTCTCAGTGGATTCAGAGACAGATTGAAGCATATGGATTTCAGGAAGGCTTTGATTACTGGGTAATAGATGTTAAGGCAACAAAATACAGAGGAGCTTCTAAGGAATACTACGGAACATTAGATACAGTAAAACATTTGGGGATGTCTAGTAAGACAGAAAGAGGGTTTTACATTAGACTTTATTATATTCAGGTAGATAAAGACCTTATCAACAATCAGAAAGAGCAGTTAAATCAGATTATTTCCACTCAGTCCAAACAGATTGAAGATTTATCGTATAGATTAACAGAGAGTTTTGGACGGTTAAGTCAAGATGTGTCTAATAGATTGGATACTTTTACAGATAAACTTTCAACAGAGGTAGAGGGGCGTTTAAAAGGATTTAACAGTAGATTAGCAGTTTGGGCTGATGAGTTTTATAAGGAGATTGCGGAACTAACACAAGACAGAACTAAAGAGGTTTTTGATATGTTGGCTAACATCTCTAAAAAGAGAGGGACATTTTTAACACGGACATCAGGTGTTCAGATGACAAAGACAGAGTCTCAGGCATATATGTTTTTGTATGTCAGTCTAGTCCAATATGCCCAACTATTTGGAATTAAGGGAAATCAGGCATACCACTCAGCACAGACTCAAATGAAAAGGATTTACAAGACAGACATTAACTTCTTATCTTTAATTGATATGGAGGTGTCAGAGAAAGAGGAGGTCTTAATTTCAGCTTCCGAGTTCTTGAAAGCTAACCAACTAGATTTAGAGGGGTTTAGAAAGGCTGACTTATTAGATTGGTTGTTAGACCAAGACCTCATATATTATGATGGAAATCGGGTTCGAGTAACTAAAGAGGGGCTGGAACATCTTAGACTTATTGACAGCGGAAAGGCTTTAACTAAGAACGGATTATTTACGGACATTGCAGTTCTTGAGGAACAATCTACACAATTATTTGAACTTTTAAAAGAACATTTCTAA